From a single Pirellulaceae bacterium genomic region:
- the rplF gene encoding 50S ribosomal protein L6 produces MSRIGKKPVAIVDGVKVSVQDRTVLVEGPKGKLQFQCRPEVSVAVSDGSVCVSRDTESRTARELHGLTRAVINNMIHGVKNGYEKRLEVVGVGYLCAIQGKQLQLRVGFANELKKAIPEGLSVTCPDQTHIVVQGCDKQQVGQFAAEVRALRKPEPYKGKGIRYQGEQVKIKPGKSAT; encoded by the coding sequence ATGTCGCGTATCGGTAAGAAACCAGTAGCTATCGTGGATGGCGTGAAAGTTAGCGTCCAAGATCGGACAGTACTGGTCGAAGGCCCCAAAGGCAAATTGCAGTTTCAGTGTCGCCCCGAGGTTTCGGTGGCGGTGTCCGATGGCTCGGTCTGCGTAAGTCGCGATACCGAATCACGGACGGCGCGCGAACTGCACGGGCTGACGCGGGCGGTGATTAACAATATGATTCACGGAGTCAAGAACGGCTACGAGAAGCGGCTGGAGGTGGTCGGTGTTGGCTACCTGTGTGCCATACAAGGCAAACAGTTGCAACTGCGCGTGGGATTTGCCAACGAGCTCAAGAAGGCAATTCCCGAGGGCTTGTCGGTTACTTGCCCCGACCAAACGCACATCGTGGTACAGGGTTGCGACAAACAACAGGTTGGCCAATTTGCGGCTGAAGTCAGGGCGTTGCGTAAGCCGGAGCCCTACAAGGGCAAGGGAATTCGCTACCAAGGGGAGCAAGTGAAGATCAAGCCAGGTAAGTCGGCTACTTAG
- the rpsH gene encoding 30S ribosomal protein S8: MLTDPIADMLTRIRNAVRVERPHVDVPTSRLKLGLAEVLKREGYIWDFQVIDSQPVKQLRIELKYGPNGERVIQSIRRVSKPGRRVYSKCTDLRPVLNGMGISILSTSKGMVSDREARQQKLGGEVLCEVC, translated from the coding sequence ATGTTGACTGACCCTATCGCTGACATGCTGACTCGAATTCGCAATGCTGTTCGTGTAGAGCGACCTCACGTGGATGTACCCACGTCCCGTCTCAAGCTGGGACTGGCCGAGGTACTCAAGCGCGAAGGCTATATTTGGGACTTCCAGGTAATCGATTCTCAGCCTGTAAAGCAATTGCGTATCGAGCTGAAGTATGGTCCTAACGGCGAGCGTGTGATTCAGTCGATTCGACGAGTCAGCAAGCCTGGCCGGCGAGTCTATAGCAAGTGCACCGATCTGCGTCCAGTGCTTAATGGCATGGGGATTTCGATTCTCAGTACCAGCAAGGGCATGGTCAGCGATCGTGAGGCTCGTCAGCAGAAGCTCGGTGGCGAAGTTTTGTGCGAAGTTTGTTAA
- a CDS encoding type Z 30S ribosomal protein S14: MASKSKIAKANRTPKFSVRRENRCKLCGRPRAVYRKFGICRICFRKLADQGMIPGVRKASW, from the coding sequence GTGGCCAGTAAAAGCAAAATAGCCAAAGCCAATCGAACACCCAAGTTTAGTGTCCGAAGAGAGAATCGTTGCAAGCTGTGCGGACGGCCCCGCGCGGTGTATCGCAAGTTTGGAATTTGCCGCATCTGTTTTCGGAAGCTGGCCGACCAAGGAATGATTCCTGGGGTTCGTAAGGCAAGCTGGTGA
- the rplE gene encoding 50S ribosomal protein L5, whose translation MAPRLQELYEQQVRPQLAKQLGITNPMAVPRLEKIVINMGVGSAVADKKNLELAFDAMTDMAGQRPVYTKARQSVANFKLREDMNIGCKVTLRRQRMYEFLDRLISVVLPRVRDFRGISRTAFDGRGNYSLGLSEQLVFPELNPDKYLKPQGMNITITTSATTNEQGFELLAALGMPFQAPKEKSRSA comes from the coding sequence ATGGCTCCACGATTACAAGAACTTTACGAACAGCAAGTTCGCCCGCAGTTGGCAAAGCAGTTGGGCATTACCAATCCAATGGCCGTGCCTCGGCTAGAGAAGATTGTTATCAATATGGGGGTGGGTTCAGCCGTCGCCGACAAGAAGAATTTGGAATTGGCCTTTGACGCCATGACTGATATGGCCGGTCAGCGACCGGTCTACACTAAGGCTCGTCAGTCGGTTGCCAATTTCAAATTGCGCGAAGACATGAACATCGGCTGCAAGGTGACTCTTCGCCGCCAGCGGATGTATGAATTCTTGGATCGACTGATCAGCGTTGTACTGCCGCGCGTGCGTGACTTCCGTGGTATCAGTCGGACCGCCTTTGATGGACGCGGCAATTATTCGCTGGGATTGAGTGAGCAGTTAGTGTTTCCAGAATTGAACCCTGACAAGTACCTCAAGCCCCAAGGCATGAACATCACGATTACGACTTCGGCAACTACCAACGAACAAGGCTTTGAACTGTTAGCTGCCTTGGGCATGCCGTTCCAAGCTCCGAAAGAGAAGAGTCGATCGGCCTGA
- the rplX gene encoding 50S ribosomal protein L24, which produces MLLRKEDLVLVIRGEYKGTQGKVLAVNRQTGHVTVEGVNKVYKHVRRSAKNPQGGRLSREMPIDASNVMLICPQTGKRSRLGVRFLQDGSKERYAKASGVSLGTIAPARAAHAGKK; this is translated from the coding sequence ATGTTGTTGCGTAAAGAAGATTTGGTCCTGGTGATTCGCGGTGAATACAAGGGAACGCAAGGGAAAGTTCTGGCGGTCAATCGTCAGACGGGGCACGTTACCGTGGAAGGTGTTAACAAAGTTTACAAACACGTTCGGCGCAGTGCCAAGAATCCTCAGGGCGGTCGATTGAGCCGCGAGATGCCAATCGACGCCAGTAACGTGATGTTGATTTGCCCACAGACCGGTAAGCGATCCCGATTGGGCGTACGATTTTTGCAGGATGGCAGCAAAGAGCGATATGCCAAGGCCAGTGGCGTTTCGTTGGGCACAATTGCGCCGGCGCGAGCCGCTCATGCTGGCAAGAAGTGA
- the rplN gene encoding 50S ribosomal protein L14, with protein sequence MIQQETRLAVADNSGAKEVMCIKVLGGTRRRYAGLGDVIICSVKSVQAGSDVKKKAVVRAVVVRCKQPTRRADGSYIRFDSNAVVLIDKDANPRGTRIFGAVARELRDRKFMKIVSLASEVV encoded by the coding sequence ATGATCCAACAAGAAACACGACTCGCCGTAGCAGATAACAGCGGTGCTAAGGAAGTGATGTGTATCAAGGTGCTCGGTGGCACGCGTCGGCGGTACGCTGGCCTGGGAGACGTGATTATTTGTTCGGTCAAGTCGGTGCAAGCCGGTAGTGACGTCAAGAAGAAGGCGGTTGTTCGGGCGGTGGTTGTCCGCTGCAAGCAGCCGACGCGCCGCGCCGACGGTAGTTACATCCGCTTCGATTCCAATGCAGTAGTGTTGATCGATAAGGATGCAAATCCTCGTGGAACACGCATTTTCGGTGCGGTGGCTCGCGAGTTGCGTGACCGCAAGTTTATGAAGATTGTTAGTTTGGCTAGTGAGGTGGTGTGA